The DNA segment AGCGCGCAGACGCCGATGTCGCCAGCGTCTGGGAGGCGCGCAGCCGGCCGGAGATCCTGGTGGCCAGGGGCATCCCCTCCGTCCGGGCGGCCTTGAGCGAGTGGGAGGCGCGCCGCCAGGCCCTGGCCCGGGCGCTGGAGGCGAGCCAGGGCTTCCTGGCGGCGCTGGAGGGCGGGGAGGGCGCAGCCGCCGGGCCGGGGGAAGACGCCGGCTCCGCCTGGACCGGACGGTGGCTGGCGCGCCTCGACCGGCGGCTCTGGAGCCTGCTCCGGCTCCGCCATCGCGCCGACTTCTCGGAGGCGCGCCGGGTGGCCACCGCGCTCTTCCCGCTGGCGCTCCCCCAGGACCGCGTCTTCGCCGTCTGGTCCTGGCTGGCGCGGAGCGGCACGGACTGGCTGGAGGAAGTGGCCGAGGCCCCGATCGAACCCCTCCACCTGGTCGCCTGGCCCCTCCGGCCGGAGGAGGCCGCGTGCTCCCGCCGGCAGGCGTCGGGAGGCGGTACGGACTAGCGCAGGGGCGGACCGGCGCAGAGGCAGAGGTGAGGAGATGGGGGCCCGAACGAGGCCGTCGGTCTACATCGAGACGTTGGGCTGCGCCAAGAACACGGTGGACAGCGAGTACATGGCGGGCCTCCTGGCCCGGTCCGGCTTCCGCCTGGCGGAGAGGGCGGCCGGCGCGGACGTGGCGGTCCTGGAGACCTGCGGCTTCATCGGGCCGGCGCGGCAGGAGTCGCAGGAGGCGCTGGAGGAGCTGCTGGAGCTGAAGCAGCGGGGGCGGACCCGGGCCGTGGTGGTGGCCGGCTGCCTGGTCCAGCGCGATCCGGTGGGCCTGCGCCGGCTCTACCCCGGGGTGGACGCCCTGCTGGGCAGCGGCGACTTCCCCCAGGTGGCCGAGGTGCTCCGCCAGGTGCTGGAGGGGCACAGGGACGGGGAGCCGCCCGACCGGGTGGGGGTTCCTTCCTACCGGTACGACGCCCCCCTGCCGCGCCTCGGCGCGGGCGGCTTCAGCGCGTACGTCAAGATCTCCGAGGGCTGCGACCACGGCTGCGCCTTCTGCGCCATCCCCCTGATGCGCGGGCGCTTCCGCTCGCGGCCGGCGGAGGTGATCGAGCGGGAGGTGGCGGAGCTGGCCCAGGCCGGCGTCCGGGAGATCAACCTGATCGCCCAGGACAGCACCGCCTACGGCCTCGACCACCCGGGCGGCCCGCGGCTGCCGGAGCTCCTCCGCCGGCTGGACCGCGTGGACGGGGTGGAGTGGCTCCGCCTCCACTACGCCTACCCGACGCTGGTGGACGAGCGGCTCCTGGAGGTGATGGCGGAGAGCCGCCACATCCTGCACTACCTGGACATGCCGCTCCAGCACGGGAGCGACGCCGTCCTGCAGGCGATGCGGCGGCCCGAGCGGCGGCCGCTGATCGAGGAGAAGGTGCAGAGGATCCGGCGGACGATGCCGGACGCCATCCTGCGCAGCACCTTCATCGTCGGCTTCCCCGGCGAGGGAAGGGCCCAGTTCGAGGAACTCCTCGACCTCCTGCGCTCCCTGGAGCTGGACCGGGTCGGCTTCTTCGCCTACTCGCGCGAGCCCGGGACGCCGGCCGCCGACCTCCATCCCCAGGTGCCGGAGCGGGTGAAGGAATCGCGGCTGCGCCGGGCCGAGGCGCTGCAGGCGCGGATCGGCGAACGGCGGCAGCGACGCTTCCTGGGCCGCACGCTGGAGGTCTGGGTGGAGGCGCAGGACCCCGACGATCCGCGCTACTGGGTGGGCCGCTGGTGGGGGCAGGCACCCGAGGTGGACGGGAACGTCGTCTTCGCCGGGCTCCGCCCGCACCGCCCGGGCGACCGGGTCCGCGTCCGGATCGAGCGGGCCGAAGCGGCGGATCTGATGGGAAGCGAGCTTCCTTGAGCGCGGGACCGGGGGGCGCACCGCGTCCGGGGCGCCGGAGGTGGGCCGCGGTCCTCCTGCTTGCCTGCCTTCTCCAGCCGCTCCTCCCGCCGGCGCCGGTCGCGGCCCGGGATCCGCGGCTCGGGTTGGCCGCGCTCCTCCGTCCCGAGGAGCCGCCCCCTCCGGTGGAGGCGCCGGGCTACGTGGTCATGGACGAGGCGACAGGCCAGGTCCTGGCCGAGCGGCAGGGCGACGTGCCCCGGCCCCCGGCCAGCATCACCAAGATCCTGACGGCGCTCGTCGTCCTGGAGCGGAGCCGGCCCGACGACCGGGTCACGGTCAGCCGCCAGGCCTCCGAGGTGCAGGGAAGCCGCGTCTACCTGAGCGAAGGCTCGACGTTCACCGTCCGGCAGCTCCTCCTGGCGCTGATGCTCGCCTCGGCCAACGACGCCGCGGTGGCGCTGGCCGAGCACGTGGCCGGCAGCGAGGCCGCCTTCGCCCGCCTGCTCGACCAGCGCGCCGCCCAGCTGGGCGCGCGCACCGCCCACTTCGTCAACGCCAGCGGCCTGCCCGCTCCCGGCCACGTGGCCTCGCCGCTGGACATGGCCGTCATCGCCCGGGCGGCGCTCCGGAATCCCGCCTTCCGCCAGCTCGTCTCCGTCAAGGAAGCGGACATCCCCTGGAACCACGGCGACGGTCCCCGCCACCTGGTCAACCACAACCGGCTCCTCTTCCTTCACCCCGATGTGGTCGGGGTCAAGAACGGCTACACGGTGGAGGCGGGGCAGACGCTGGTCCTGGCCGTCCGCCGGGGGACGCGCGAGATCCTGGTGGTGACCATGGGCGGCGGGCTGGGCAACTGGGAGGAGAGCTATGCCTTGGCGGACTGGGCCTTCCGGAGTTTCTACCCGGTGCGGGCGGTGGACGCGGGGCAGCGTTTCCTGCTTCGCCTGCCCGGTGGCCGGCGGGTCGAGGCGGAGGCGCTCCGTCCGCTTCAGATCGACCTGCCGGTGGGCTCTCCCGCGCTCCAGATACGGGTGCAGGCCGGCGTGCGCGCCCCCTCGCCGGGGCGGACGGTGGGATGGGCCGGCGCCTATCTGGATGGCCGGCTCCTGGGGCGGGTCCCGCTTCGGCAGCCGGCCCCGGTGGCCGGTCAGGAGGCCTCGGCCGGGGCGGGGCCCGGCCGCAAGGGCTGGGAAGGGTGGCTCCTCCTCCTGGTGCTTCTGGCAGGGGGCGCCTGGGAATGGCGGCTGCGCCGCCTGCGCCGCCGACGCCTCCTGGAACGGCAGCGCCGGCGCCTCTCCACCCTCCCGGATCCGAACGGAAGGTAAGCCGGGCGCTGGCGTCGAATCCCCGGGCAAGGTACGGGGGGCGGTGCGCGATGAGCACGCGGCTGGGAGAGGAGGAGACGGCCTGCAACCCGGGTGGCACGGGGACCAAAAGAGCGTTCTGCGCCAGCAGAACGCTCTTTCGATTTCCTACTTCCCAGGGTGCTGCGTCAGATCCTTACAACGTTCTGGGCCTGCGGTCCCTTGGTGCCCTGAACGATGTCGAACTCGACGCGCTGACCTTCCTCGAGGGTCCGGAATCCTTCACTCTGAATGGCGGTGTAGTGCACGAAGACGTCGCCCTCACCGTCGTCACGGCTGATGAACCCGTAACCCTTCTCCGCGTTGAACCACTTGACAGTACCCTGCAAACCTTGAGACCTCCAGGTGAAGAGATTCGCCGAACCGGGGTCAGCGTACCGCTAGTATACCACAGGCAGGCCCGGGTAAAGCCTGCCTGTTCTCCGGCCGACTCGCATCCGGCCGGACGCGCCGGAGCCCCCCAGCAGGAGAACCCCAGGTGGCAGGAGGGAAGGAGGGAGGACGAAGGTGGGTCAGGTCGTGCCGCTCTTCCGCGACATGCACTGCCAATCCTGCGGTAAACTGATCCGGCGGTTCCGCGGCAACGATCCCACGCTACGGACGCTGGAGGCCATGGAGCGTGAGGGACGCTTCCGCCGGATCTGCGTCGCCTGCGCCCGTGCGCAGGCCGGGGAGCGCGCCGCGCCGGTACGCCGCCGGGCCATCCCCTGACGGGGAGTGAACGGGCTCCCGACCGCGGGAGACGGCCGGACCCGGGCGAGATCGAGGAGGGTGGGCAGCCTTGTGGACCGTCGAGTACGCCACCACGGACGACGTACCCAGCATCCTGAACGTGCAGCGGTCGGCCTTCAGCGAGAACCAGCGTCGCTATCGCTTTCCCCTGCCCCAGTTGCGTGAGACGGAGGAAGACCTCCTGCGCGACCTGCGGGAGGCGGTCGTCCTGGTCGCGCGCCAGGCGGACGAGGTGATCGGGGCGGTTCGCGGCCGCCTGGACGGCGAGGTCTGCGAGGTCTACGACCTGGCCGTCGATCCCGCCTACTCCCACCTGGCGGTGGGACGCTCGCTGATGAGCCGGGTCGAGGCCGAGGCGCTCGGTCGAGGGGCCACCCGGGTCGTCTTGCGCACGGGCCTGAGGGACGCGCCGGCCATCGACTTCTACCTGAAACTGGGGTACCGGCCGACCACCGTCCTGCGCGACGACCTGACCGAGTACGACCAGGTCGAGTTCGTCAAGGTGCTGGCGGAGTGACCGCCCCCGGGCCGCCGCCCCGGCAGCGGCGGCCCGGGGCTCCTTCCGGGGGAGGAGCCCCGGGCGCGACCGGAAGCTGGGCCGCCTGCCACGCTTGTCCGTTTCCGCACGGTGTCCCAAGTCCTTAACATGAACAGAGGTAGGATCTCGTGCCCGAGGAGGTAGGCGGTGTCGGCGGGATCTCGGCGCGCGGCCCGGATCGTCCTGGGCCTGGCGGCGGGCTTGGTCGTCCTCTTCGGCGGTCAGTGGCTCTACCGCTGGACCACCTTCACCCGTCCGCTCCAGGCCGCCATGGCGAGCCGGGCGGAGGTTGAAAGCTACCGGGTCGACTCCCAGGCGACTCCTCCCGTGATCCAGGTCCGGCTCAGGCCGGTGGCCAACCTGCAGGAGAGCTACCGCTCGCTGGAGCAGGCGCTCGACGCCTCCCTGGGATCCGGCCGCTTCCGCCTGGAGGTGGCGGACCGGCGGGACGCCGAGCTGACCAGCGACTACTACCGGCTCAACCTGGTACTGGCCGAAGGGTTGGCGACCGGCCACTTCCTGGACATGGACCGGAGGGCCCAGCAGATGGCTCGCACGTTGGGTCTCCGGCGGCTGACCCTGACCGTGGACGAACGCTACCTGTACGTGACGATGGTGAAAGGAAGCCATTACCTCTACGAACTGGTGCCCCGAGCGGCAGCCGGCAAGAGCGAGGTGAGCGGGAGCGGATGATGGAACTGGCGATCGGTGCAGCGATCGCCCTGAGCCTCTTCCTCCTGGGCCAGGGCGTCAACGTTCTTCCGCTCTGGGTGCTCGCGGGTGGGCTCGTCCTCGTCTACCGCACGCTGGGCATCCCCGGCCTGCCGCTGCGGCGGTTCGCGCCGCTGGCTCCCTTCGAGCGGGACGAGGGGATCACCTTCGACGACATCGGCGGGCAGGGCTCCGCCAAGCAGGAGCTGATGGAGGCGCTCACCTTCGTCACCGAGGTGGAGCGCGTCCGCACCATGGGCATCCGGCCGCTGCGCGGCATCCTGCTGGTCGGCCCCCCGGGGACCGGCAAGACGCTTCTGGCCAAGGCGGCGGCTACCGCCACCCGCTCGGTCTTCATCCCCACCTCCGGGTCGGAGTTCGTGGAGATGTACGCCGGCGTAGGCGCGCAGCGGGTGCGCGAGCTGTTCCGCAGGGCGCGGGAGACGGCGCGGCGGACCGGGCGGACCAGCGCCATCGTCTTCATCGACGAGCTGGAGGTGCTGGGCGGCAAGCGCGGCCGCCACGAGAGCCACCTGGAGTACGACCAGACGCTCAACCAGCTGCTGGTGGAGATGGACGGCATCCGCGCCGACCAGGAGGTCTACGTGCTGGTGATCGGCGCCACCAACCGGCCCGACCTGCTGGACGAGGCCCTGACGCGCCCCGGCCGGTTCGACCGGGTGGTCCGGGTGGAGCTGCCCGACCGGGAGGGCCGGCGGCAGATCCTGGAGCTGCACACCCGGAACAAGCGGCTGGCCGGGGATGTCGATCTGGACGAGGTGGCGCGGGAGACCTTCGGCTTCTCCGGCGCGCACCTGGAGAATCTGACCAACGAGGCGGCCATCCTCGCCATGCGCCAGGGCGAGGAAGCGATCCACCAGCGCCACCTCCTGGAGGCCATCGACAAGGTGATCATGGGCGAGAGGCTGGACCGCCGCCCCAGCGAGGAAGAGCGCTACCGGATCGCGGTCCACGAGTCGGGCCATGCGCTGGTGGGCGAGTGGCTGGAGCCCGGGTCGGTGGCCAGCATCACCATCGCCTCGCGCGGGGAGGCGCTGGGCTACGTGCGGCAGGCCCCCCAGGACGATCCGTACCTTTATACGCAGGAGTACCTGGAGAACCAGATCTGCCGTGCCCTGGGCGGCTCGCTGGCCGAGCGGCTCCTCCTGGGGAGCAGCAGCACCGGTGCGGCCGGAGATTTCGACCAGGCGCTCTCCCTGGCGGAGCGGATGATCTACGCGGGCATGACGCGACTGGGCGTGGTCAGCCGGGAGACGCTTCCCCAGGTGCTCCGCCACCGCGCGCTGAGCGAGCTGATGAACGAGATGGAACGCCGGACCCAGGCGATTCTGGAGGAGAACCGGGGGCAGCTGGAGCAGGCGGCGCGGCAGCTGCTGGAACGCGAGCGGATGAGCGGGGCGGAGCTGCGCCGGCTCCTGGGCTGGCCGCCCCTGGCGGCGCAGGCAGGAGCGGGCGGGCGCTAGACGGAATCCCGGAAGCGGGCCGACCGGCATGGGAGCGGGGTCGAGGAGGCTGGCGGGATGAGCGGGGAGCGCGCCGCGGGGCTGGCGGAGCGCGTCGGCGACCTGCTGCGGCGCCGGGGCGAGACGCTGGCGGTGGCGGAGTCCTGTACCGGCGGTCTCCTGGCCGACCGGATCACCGACGTGCCCGGCGCCTCGGACTACTTCCTCCTGGGAGTGGTCGCCTACGCCAACCGCGCCAAGGAAGCGGTGCTGGGCGTGCCGGTGACGGTGCTGGAGCGGTACGGCGCGGTCAGCGAGGAGACCGCCCGCGCCATGGCCGAGGGGGTCCGCCGGCGGGCGGGCTCCGACTGGGGCCTGGCCACCACCGGGATCGCGGGGCCCGGCGGTGCCACGCCCGCCAAGCCGGTCGGCTTGGTCTGGGTGGCGGTGGCCGGCGGCGGCGAGGTCTGGGCGGAGGAGCTCCGCCTCGACGGCGACCGGCGGCGGGTCAAGGAGCGCGCGGTGGAGCTCCTTCTGGAGAGCTTCCTCGGGAAGCTGGGGGGCGAACCGGCGTGAGCGGGAGCTGGCGCCTCTTCGTGGCGGTGCCGCTCCAGGCGCTGGCTGGCCCCGCGCTGGCGGCGATCCGCACCCGCTGGGACGGGGGGCCGCGCGGGGTGCGCTGGGTGGAGCCGGAGCAGCTTCACCTCACGCTCCGCTTCCTGGGCGAGACGCCCCGGGAGCGGGTCGAGCCGCTGGTGGGCGAGCTGGGGCGGATCGCCCGCCCGGAAGGAGCGGCGCCGATCCGGCTGGTGGGGGGAGGAGCCTTCCCCGACCCGCGGCGCGCGCGGGTGCTCTGGCTCGGCGTGGCCGCGGACTGGCTGGAGCCGCTGGCCGGGGCCGTGGAGGCCGGCGTACGGCGGCTGGGGTGGCCCGCGGAGAGGCGCCGCTTCCTCCCGCACCTGACGGTGGGGCGGAGCCGGCGGGAGAGCCCGGTCGACGTCTCCGATCTGATAGGCTCCTGGCAGGGGCACCCCTGGGCATCGGGGTCGGTGGCGGAATTCGCGCTCTACCGCAGCGAGCTGAGGCCGGAGGGTGCGCGCTACTCCGTGGTGGCGCGGTTCCCTTTTTCACCTCTCCCCTTGTCAACCTCCGGGCATGGGAGGATACTGGGAGAGAAGTGATCTGGAAAAAGATGGGGGATTGGGCGTTGGACCGACAGAAAGCGCTGGATTCCGCCCTGCTCCAGATCGAGCGCCAATTCGGCAAGGGTGCCATCATGCGCATGGGCGAGGCGGCGGCGCAGATGCAGGTGGAGACCATCTCCACCGGTTCGCTTGCCCTGGACCTGGCGCTGGGCGTGGGCGGGCTGCCGCGGGGACGGGTGGTGGAGATCTTCGGTCCCGAGTCCTCGGGCAAGACGACCGTCGCGCTCCACGTGATCGCCGAGGCGCAGAAGGGAGGCGGCGTCGCCGCCTTCATCGACGCGGAGCACGCGCTCGATCCCAGCTACGCACGGGGCATCGGCGTCGACGTGGACAACCTCCTCATCTCGCAGCCCGACACGGGGGAGCAGGCTCTGGAGATCGCCGACGCCCTGGTCCGGTCCGGGGCGGTGGACGTGGTCGTGGTCGACTCGGTGGCGGCGCTGGTACCCAAGGCCGAGATCGAGGGGGAGATGGGCGACTCCCACGTGGGCCTTCAGGCGCGGCTGATGTCGCAGGCCCTGCGGAAGCTGACCGGCTCCATCTCGCGCTCGCGCACCTGCGTCGTCTTCATCAACCAGCTGCGCGAGAAGGTCGGCGTCATGTTCGGCAACCCCGAGGTGACCCCCGGCGGGCGGGCGCTCAAGTTCTACGCCTCGGTCCGCATCGACGTGCGCCGGGTGGAGTCGCTCAAGCAGGGGACGGAGAACGTCGGCATCCGCGTCCGCGCCAAGGTGGTCAAGAACAAGGTGGCGCCCCCCTTCAAGCAGGCAGAGTTCGACCTGCTCTACGGGCGCGGCATCTCCAGGGAGGGCGACATCCTGGACATCGGCTCGGAGCTGGAGATCATCCTGCGCACGGGCGCGTGGTACGCCTACGGGGACGTGCGGCTGGGCCAGGGCAAGGAGAACGCCCGCGAGTACCTGCGGGAGCATCCGGAGCTGGCGGCCGAGATCGAGGCCAGGATCCGGGAGCGGCTGGGCGGCTCGATGGTCGCGGCCGCCACGGCGGCCGCGGACGACGACGAACCGGGAGTGGGCGAGTGAGGATCACCGGGCTCGAGGCCGATCCCAAGGGCGGCATCGCAGTCATGGTGGACGGCGAGCCGCTCGGCTCCGTCTCCACCGCCGCCGCCGTCGAGCTCGGCCTGCAGGTCGGCGAGGAGCTGGACGAGGAGCGGGCCGCCCGGCTTCGCCTGGAGGTGGAGACCGAGTCGGCCTTCTTGCGTGCCTTGCGCTGGCTGGCCGTGCACCCGCGCTCACGCCGCGAGCTGGAGATCCGCCTGCAGCGGGCGGGCTGGACGAAGGAGGCGGCGGAGCGGGCGCTCGCCCGGCTGGAGCGGTTCGGCTACGTGGACGATCTGGGAGTGGCGCGCCGCCTGCTCGAGGAGCGGGGGCGCGAGTGGGGCCCGGTCCGCCTGCGCCAGGAGCTGCGCAAGCGCGGGATCCCCGCGCCGGTGATCGAGGAGGCGCTGGCGGCCGCCGAGCTGCCCGCCGAGGAGTCGGTGGCGCTCGAGCTGGGACGCCAGAGGTGGCTCCGCTACCAGGGCGAGGCGGCGGAGGTCCGCCGGCGCCGGGTGGCCGACTTCCTCCGGCGGCGCGGCTTCGGCTGGGAGGTCGTGGAGCGGACTCTTGCTCGCCTTGACAGCGATTTCCGTCGACTTCTAAACTGAACGAGGGCGTATGTCAACCAATCCGGCCATAGGCCGTTCGCATAGATAGACGGGGCGACAGGTGGGCGCCAGAGACGACGGGAACCATCCGGGCGACGGGACGGATCGACGCCGCCGGCGGCGGAGGAGACGGTCGGTCCGCCTCGCCGGTCGAGGCCACCCGAAGACCCGTTAATCCATGGCGAAGTGGCATTGGAGGCCGAGCCCCCGCTCGGTCTTTTTGCATCTCTACGGCGCCTCCGACCTCGGAACGGAGGGGGCGGAGGCCGCGGGGACCGGGCGCACAGGGCCTGCCGGTCGAGAGGAACGGGTGGGCTGATGACGACAGGGGTGAACAAGAATGGGGTGGACGCTGGTCGCCCTGCTGGTGGGGCTGGTGGCGGGCGCCGGCGCAGCCTATCTGTGGGCGCGCGGGGCGTCTACGAGCCTGCTCCATCAGGCGGAGGAAGAGGCCGCCCGCATCCGCGAGGAGGCGGCCAAGGAGAGGGAGCAGATCCTGCTCCAGGGACGGCTTCAAGCCGAGGAAGAGTCGCGTAGGCTCCTCCGCCAGGCCCAGGAAGAGGCCCAGTCGTGGCGGAGCGACGTGCAGAAGGTCGAAGCGAGGCTGGAGCAGCGCGAGGAGGGGTTGGAGCACCGGGCGCGGCAGCTGGACCGCCGCGAGGAGGAGCTGGAGCGGAGGACCCGCGAGGCGGAGGCACTCCGGGCCGAGGCCGAGCGGCTGCACCAGCAACAGATGGCGGAGCTGGAGCGGATCGCCGGACTGACCCGGCAACAGGCCCGCGAGGAGATGATGGCGGAGGTCCGCCAGGCGGCGGAGCGCGACGCGGCCCTGCTCGCCCGCCAGATCGAGGAGGAGGCGCGCAGCCGTGCGGAGCGCGAGGCGCGCGAGGTGATCGCCCAGGCGATCCAGCGCTGCGCCGCCGACTACGTGGCGGAGTCCAGCGTCTCCGTGGTCCCGCTTCCCAGCGACGACATGAAGGGGCGCATCATCGGCCGCGAGGGCCGGAACATCCGCGCCTTCGAAGCCATCGCGGGCGTCGACCTGATCGTCGACGACACGCCGGAGGCGGTGGTGGTCTCCGCCTTCGAGCCGGTCCGACGCGAGAAGGCCCGGCTGGCCCTGGAGATGCTGGTGGCGGACGGGCGGATCCATCCCGCGCGGATCGAGGAGATCTACCAGAAGGCCGAGAGGGAGATCGAGCAGGAGATCCAGCAGGCGGGCGAGGAGGCCTGCCTGGAGGTGGGCGTCCACGGCCTCCACGGCGAGCTGGTGCGCACGCTGGGGCGTCTCAAGTTCCGCACCAGCTACGGCCAGAACGTGCTTCGCCACTCCGTGGAGGTGGCGCACCTGGCGGGCATGATGGCCAGCATGCTGGGGGCCAACGTGGCGGTGGCCAAGCGCGCCGGCCTGCTCCACGACATCGGCAAGGCGATCGACCGCGAGATGGAAGGCACCCACGTGATGCTGGGCATGGAGCTCCTCCGGCGCTACCACGAGTCGGAGGAAGTGATCCACGCCATGTCCACCCACCACGGGGAATTCGAGGCGCTGAGCGTCGAGGCGGTGCTGGTGACCGCCGCCGACGCGCTTTCGGCCGCCCGACCGGGTGCGCGCCGGGAGACCCTGGAGGCGTACATCCAACGGCTGACCAAGCTGGAGGAGATTGCCAGCTCCTTCAAGGGCGTGGAGAAGTCCTACGCCATCCAGGCGGGGCGTGAGATCCGGATCATCGTCAAGCCGGACGAGGTGGACGACCTGGCCTCCTGGACCATGGCCAAGGAGATCGCCCGGCGCATCGAGAAGGAGATGCAGTACCCGGGACAGATCAAGGTGACCGTGATCCGCGAGTCCCGCGCGGTGGAGTATGCGCGCTGAGGAGGCATGGCTTGCGTCTCCTTTTCATAGGTGACATCGTCGGCAAGCCGGGGCGGGAGATGGTGCGCGAGGTCCTCTCCCGCCTCGTCCACGAGCAGGCGATCGACGCGGTCGTGGCGAACGCCGAGAACGCGGCCGGCCATGCGGGGCTGACGCCGGCCGTGGCGGCGGAGCTCCTCCGGGCCGGGGTGGACGTCATCACCCTGGGCGACCACGCCTGGGACCAGAGGGATCTGATCCCCGCCATCGACGGCCTGACCGAGGTGGTCCGGCCGGCCAACTACCCGCCGGGCGTGCCCGGGCAGGGCTGGCTGGTCAAGGAGCTCCGCGGCGGCTTCCGCCTGGGCGTGGTCAACCTGCTCGGGCGGGTCTTCATGCGCATCCAGGTCGACGATCCTTTCCGCAAGGCGGACGAGGCGCTGGAGGAGCTGAAGGGGCGTGCCGACGCCATCCTGGTGGACGTCCACGCCGAGGCGACCAGCGAGAAGGTGGCCCTCGGCTGGTACCTCGACGGCCGGGCCAGCGCCGTCCTGGGGACGCACACCCATGTCCAGACGGCCGACGAGAGGATCCTGCCCGGGGGCACCGCCTACCTGAGCGACGCGGGCATGACGGGACCGAGCGAGTCGATCCTGGGCGTGGAGAAGTCGGTGGCCCTGGAGCGCTTCCTGACACAGATGCCGGTGCGGTTCGAGGTGGCGCGGGGGCCGCGGCAGTTCTGCGGGGCGGTGGTGGACGTGGATGCGGCCAGCGGCCGCGCCACCGCCATCCGCCGGGTCTTCATCCGAGAGAACGCGCAAGGCGCCTAGCCGGGGGGAAGGTATGGCGGCCGACCTGCACAACCACACGATCTATTCGGACGGTACGCTGACGCCCGCCCAGCTGCTCCGCTGGGGGGTCGACCTGAAGCTGGCCTATCTGGGGATCACCGACCACGACACGGACGAGGGGCTGGAGCCGGCGCGGCTGGCCGTGGAGGAGCTGCGCCAGAAGGGCTTCACCCCTCCGGAGCTGGTGCCGGGGGTGGAGCTGAGCACCGAGGTCCAGTCGCGCTCCGTCCATCTCATCGCCTACTGGCCCGAACTGGGCGAGGGGCCGCTGGCGGAGCTCCTGGCCCGCATGCAGCGGGAGCGCGTCACCCGCATCGAGCGGATCGTGGCCAAGCTCGGCGAGGAGCACATCGTGGTCGACCTGGACCGGGTGCGCGAGCTGGCCGGACCGGGGGTGATCGGCCGCCCCCACGTGGCGCGGGCGCTGGTGGAGGAAGGGTACGCCTCCAGCGTGGAGGAGGCCTTCGACCTCTACCTGGTGCGCGGCCAGCCCGGCTACGTGCCGCGGGCGAAGCTCGATCCCGCCAGCGCCGCAGAGGCCATCCACCAGGCTGGCGGCGTCTGCGTGCTGGCCCACCCGCGCCTGGTGGGCGACGAGGGGCTGGTGGAGGAGCTGGCGGCCTCGGGCATCCTCGACGGGTTGGAGGCCTGGCATCCGGAGCACAACGCGACGGAGACCCAGCGTTACATCGATCTGGCGCACCGTTACCGGCTGGTGACGACGGGCGGGAGCGATTTTCACGCCCAGGGGGAGGGCAGTGGCCGCATGGGCGCCGCCACCGCCCCCGACGAGGTGGTGAGCCAGCTGTGGGGCC comes from the Bacillota bacterium genome and includes:
- the rny gene encoding ribonuclease Y, producing the protein MGWTLVALLVGLVAGAGAAYLWARGASTSLLHQAEEEAARIREEAAKEREQILLQGRLQAEEESRRLLRQAQEEAQSWRSDVQKVEARLEQREEGLEHRARQLDRREEELERRTREAEALRAEAERLHQQQMAELERIAGLTRQQAREEMMAEVRQAAERDAALLARQIEEEARSRAEREAREVIAQAIQRCAADYVAESSVSVVPLPSDDMKGRIIGREGRNIRAFEAIAGVDLIVDDTPEAVVVSAFEPVRREKARLALEMLVADGRIHPARIEEIYQKAEREIEQEIQQAGEEACLEVGVHGLHGELVRTLGRLKFRTSYGQNVLRHSVEVAHLAGMMASMLGANVAVAKRAGLLHDIGKAIDREMEGTHVMLGMELLRRYHESEEVIHAMSTHHGEFEALSVEAVLVTAADALSAARPGARRETLEAYIQRLTKLEEIASSFKGVEKSYAIQAGREIRIIVKPDEVDDLASWTMAKEIARRIEKEMQYPGQIKVTVIRESRAVEYAR
- a CDS encoding TIGR00282 family metallophosphoesterase, yielding MRLLFIGDIVGKPGREMVREVLSRLVHEQAIDAVVANAENAAGHAGLTPAVAAELLRAGVDVITLGDHAWDQRDLIPAIDGLTEVVRPANYPPGVPGQGWLVKELRGGFRLGVVNLLGRVFMRIQVDDPFRKADEALEELKGRADAILVDVHAEATSEKVALGWYLDGRASAVLGTHTHVQTADERILPGGTAYLSDAGMTGPSESILGVEKSVALERFLTQMPVRFEVARGPRQFCGAVVDVDAASGRATAIRRVFIRENAQGA
- a CDS encoding PHP domain-containing protein codes for the protein MAADLHNHTIYSDGTLTPAQLLRWGVDLKLAYLGITDHDTDEGLEPARLAVEELRQKGFTPPELVPGVELSTEVQSRSVHLIAYWPELGEGPLAELLARMQRERVTRIERIVAKLGEEHIVVDLDRVRELAGPGVIGRPHVARALVEEGYASSVEEAFDLYLVRGQPGYVPRAKLDPASAAEAIHQAGGVCVLAHPRLVGDEGLVEELAASGILDGLEAWHPEHNATETQRYIDLAHRYRLVTTGGSDFHAQGEGSGRMGAATAPDEVVSQLWGRRKGR